In a single window of the Raphanus sativus cultivar WK10039 chromosome 9, ASM80110v3, whole genome shotgun sequence genome:
- the LOC108827253 gene encoding serine/threonine-protein kinase D6PK codes for MASKTPEGSLTSSCKSMSVSTLADQVSSSLSLADPSTDNSKTGNNNNNNKTSEDQGESGKSSTCRPSTSSDISDESTCSSFSSSINKPHKANDVRWEAIQAVRTKHGGLGLNHFRLLKRLGCGDIGTVHLAELNGTRCYFAMKVMDKTALASRKKLLRAQTEREILQCLDHPFLPTLYSHFETEKFSCLVMEFCPGGDLHTLRQRQPGKRFTEQAAKFYVAEVLLAMEYLHMLGIIYRDLKPENVLVREDGHVMLSDFDLSLRCTVSLSIVRSTNPGSEGLSKNSVSCSQQPACIQQPSCISMAPTSCFGPRFFSSKSKKDKKAKTDNGNHQVTPLPELVAEPTSARSMSFVGTHEYLAPEIIKGEGHGSAVDWWTFGIFLYELLFGKTPFKGSGNRATLFNVVGQPLRFPESPVVSFAARDLIRSLLVKEPQHRLAYKRGATEMKQHPFFEGVNWALVRCATPPEVPKPVDLEPPVKHTPATPTASAASTSVRSDQSNYLEFDFF; via the exons ATGGCCTCAAAAACTCCAGAAGGATCACTTACCAGTTCCTGTAAAAGTATGTCAGTTAGTACTTTAGCAGATCAAGTCTCTTCAAGCTTGTCTTTAGCCGATCCAAGCACTGACAACAGCAAAACCggtaataacaacaacaacaacaagaccaGCGAGGACCAAGGAGAGAGCGGGAAGAGCAGCACGTGTAGACCGAGCACGAGCAGTGATATAAGCGACGAGAGCACTTGCAGCAGCTTCAGTAGCAGCATCAACAAACCTCACAAGGCCAACGATGTGAGATGGGAAGCTATTCAAGCCGTTAGAACCAAACACGGCGGTTTGGGTTTGAACCATTTTAGGCTCTTGAAGAGGTTGGGATGTGGTGATATCGGAACCGTTCATCTCGCTGAGTTGAACGGGACGAGGTGTTACTTCGCCATGAAGGTCATGGACAAAACGGCTCTGGCTAGCAGGAAAAAGCTTCTTAGAGCTCAGACCGAGAGGGAGATACTGCAGTGTCTTGATCACCCGTTTCTTCCTACACTGTACAGTCATTTTGAAACGGAGAAGTTCTCTTGTTTGGTTATGGAGTTTTGCCCTGGTGGTGACTTGCATACGCTGAGACAGAGACAACCTGGGAAACGCTTCACCGAGCAAGCTGCAAA GTTCTATGTAGCGGAGGTGCTTCTTGCAATGGAGTATCTACACATGCTGGGGATCATTTACCGTGATCTGAAGCCTGAGAATGTTCTTGTGAGAGAAGATGGACACGTGATGCTTTCGGATTTTGATCTCTCCTTGAGATGTACCGTTAGCCTCTCTATAGTTAGATCAACCAATCCTGGATCCGAAGGTTTGTCAAAGAACTCAGTTTCTTGCTCTCAACAACCCGCTTGCATCCAGCAGCCATCCTGCATCTCAATGGCTCCAACGTCTTGCTTCGGTCCTCGGTTCTTCTCATCCAAGTCTAAGAAGGACAAGAAGGCAAAGACAGATAACGGAAACCACCAAGTAACTCCCTTACCAGAGCTCGTTGCAGAGCCGACAAGCGCACGTTCCATGTCATTTGTGGGGACGCACGAGTACTTAGCTCCAGAGATCATCAAAGGCGAAGGGCATGGAAGCGCTGTTGACTGGTGGACTTTTGGGATCTTTCTTTACGAGTTGTTGTTTGGTAAAACACCGTTTAAAGGCTCAGGGAATAGAGCAACGCTGTTCAATGTCGTTGGTCAGCCGCTGAGGTTCCCTGAGTCTCCGGTTGTTAGCTTTGCGGCTAGAGATTTGATAAGGAGTTTGCTTGTGAAGGAGCCACAGCATAGGTTAGCTTACAAGCGTGGAGCAACGGAGATGAAGCAACATCCTTTCTTTGAAGGAGTGAATTGGGCTCTGGTTCGGTGTGCCACTCCACCTGAGGTTCCTAAACCGGTTGATCTTGAACCGCCGGTGAAACATACTCCTGCTACACCAACGGCTTCTGCTGCATCTACAAGCGTGAGATCTGACCAGAGCAATTATCTTGAGTTTGATTTCTTCTGA
- the LOC108827402 gene encoding altered inheritance of mitochondria protein 32, with translation MGSGRYMDDPFIRNPKQSSSSSSSPISLSNPFDTESTSRSASFESETISEDAADFGPEKLAGTVEFYERHVFLCYKKPSFWPARIEASEFDRLPRLLSSVVSARKCNMKKETLLTICEGHDGTETSNGDVLIFPDMIRYRRLTHFDVDTFVEEVLVKDVVWLPGNPEPLSGSYVFVCCHGSRDRRCGVCGPSLVTRFREEIEICGLQGRVSVSPCSHIGGHKYTGDVIIYGSNINQRVAGNWYGFVTLEDVPQLLEQHIYRGEILDRLWRGEMGLLEEEQKKTQEQRFQQRNVEKITDREVSQESDNYVQQNGNSSWCMEEENHTESMTSEKEISVKSASSRVSNSKNGSSCGFKICAAMSMWLENWEKEDTYAALSVVCAVASVAIAYSSYKQLK, from the exons atgggAAGCGGAAGATACATGGACGACCCCTTCATCAGAAACCCTAAAcaatcctcctcctcctcctcgtctcCTATCTCCCTATCCAATCCTTTCGACACCGAATCAACCTCCCGCTCCGCAAGCTTCGAAAGCGAGACCATCAGCGAAGACGCCGCCGATTTCGGACCTGAGAAACTCGCCGGAACCGTCGAGTTCTACGAGAGACATGTCTTCCTCTGCTACAAAAAGCCCTCCTTTTGGCCGGCCAGGATCGAGGCCTCCGAGTTCGATCGGTTGCCCAGGCTTCTCTCTTCCGTCGTGTCTGCCAGGAAGTGCAATATGAAGAAAGAG ACTCTACTCACAATATGTGAGGGACATGATGGAACCGAGACTTCGAATGGGGATGTTCTGATTTTTCCTGATATGATCAGATACAG AAGGTTGACTCATTTTGATGTGGACACATTTGTTGAAGAGGTGCTTGTGAAGGATGTTGTGTGGCTGCCTGGGAACCCTGAGCCTCTAAGTGGTTCTTACGTCTTTGTGTGTTGTCATGGATCCCGAGACCGGCGTTGTGGTGTCTGTGGACCTTCTCTGGTTACTAGATTCAGAGAAGAAATTGAAATTTGTGGTCTTCAAGGTCGAGTTTCGGTCAGCCCTTGTTCTCATATTGGTGGTCACAAGTACACTGGAGATGTTATCATCTATGGGTCTAACATTAACCAGAGAGTAGCAGGAAACTG GTATGGGTTTGTGACTCTAGAAGATGTACCTCAACTGCTGGAGCAACATATTTACAGAGGCGAAATCCTAGACCGCCTTTGGAG GGGTGAAATGGGTCTGTTAGAAGAAGAACAGAAGAAAACTCAAGAACAAAGGTTCCAACAACGAAATGTTGAAAAGATCACCGACCGGGAGGTGTCTCAAGAATCAGATAACTATGTCCAACAAAATGGGAATTCATCTTGGTGTATGGAGGAGGAGAATCACACTGAGAGTATGACCTCGGAAAAAGAAATATCTGTAAAAAGTGCATCTTCTAGGGTAAGTAACAGCAAGAATGGATCTTCTTGTGGATTCAAGATTTGTGCTGCAATGTCAATGTGGTTGGAGAATTGGGAGAAAGAAGACACATATGCTGCTTTGTCTGTTGTTTGTGCTGTTGCATCTGTGGCTATTGCGTATAGCAGCTACAAGCAATTGAAATAA
- the LOC108827257 gene encoding indole glucosinolate O-methyltransferase 1-like → MENRYEEPSTIYPTPKPGQTKEEEKQVEEDARLLARSLSNAAAFPMVLKAALELGVIDTIATAGVGLWLSPSEIALRLSTKPRNPQAPVLLDRMLRLLASYSVLKFRTVIIDDNGQTKQMGSVYAAEPVCKFLLSNVGGSGSFASMIRLDLSDVNIKTWRQLKDVILDGSDAFRSAHGMKLFEYLQADEPYRQMFSQAMSESSTMVMEKFLELYEGFKDVKTLVDVGGGLGNTIGLITSKYPHIMGINFDLAPVLARAPLYPGVKHEAGDMFTKIPKGDAIFMKWILHDWTDEQCIQILKNSWKSLPETGKLIIVEMVTPGEAKIRDICSNIVFSMDMTMLTLLDGKERSLAEFENLAYASGFSRCEIVCPVYPFSVIEIYK, encoded by the exons ATGGAAAACCGTTATGAAGAGCCCTCAACCATTTACCCTACGCCTAAACCAGGTCaaactaaagaagaagaaaaacaagttGAGGAAGACGCCAGATTGCTAGCGAGGAGCCTCTCGAACGCAGCGGCCTTCCCCATGGTTCTAAAGGCCGCCTTGGAGCTCGGTGTCATCGACACCATCGCCACTGCTGGCGTTGGTTTATGGCTCTCACCTTCTGAGATAGCACTAAGACTCTCAACGAAACCGAGAAATCCCCAGGCTCCGGTTTTGCTTGACCGGATGCTGCGTTTACTCGCTAGCTATTCCGTCTTAAAATTTCGTACTGTTATAATAGACGATAACGGGCAAACCAAACAAATGGGGAGCGTATATGCAGCCGAACCGGTCTGTAAGTTTCTCCTGAGCAACGTAGGCGGCTCAGGTTCATTCGCATCTATGATCAGGTTGGACCTTAGCGACGTCAACATCAAGACCTG GAGACAGCTAAAGGATGTAATACTAGACGGAAGTGATGCATTCAGATCTGCTCATGGCATGAAACTATTCGAATACTTGCAGGCCGATGAACCATATCGTCAAATGTTTAGCCAGGCTATGTCGGAATCTTCCACCATGGTTATGGAGAAGTTTCTCGAACTTTATGAAGGATTCAAAGATGTGAAGACTTTGGTGGATGTAGGAGGAGGACTTGGTAACACAATAGGTCTCATCACTTCCAAGTACCCTCATATTATGGGTATTAATTTTGACCTAGCTCCGGTATTAGCCCGTGCTCCTCTTTATCCCG GTGTAAAACATGAAGCGGGAGATATGTTTACAAAGATTCCAAAAGGAGATGCAATTTTCATGAAA TGGATTTTGCATGATTGGACGGACGAACAATGCATACAGATTCTTAAAAACAGCTGGAAGAGTCTCCCGGAAACTGGAAAACTCATAATAGTGGAAATGGTTACACCAGGTGAAGCTAAAATCAGAGATATATGTTCTAATATTGTGTTCAGCATGGACATGACAATGTTAACACTATTGGATGGTAAAGAAAGATCTCTCGCAGAGTTTGAAAATTTAGCATATGCATCAGGTTTTTCACGTTGTGAAATCGTATGTCCAGTTTATCCCTTCTCCGTCATCGAAATCTACAAGTGA